From a single Zygotorulaspora mrakii chromosome 2, complete sequence genomic region:
- a CDS encoding uncharacterized protein (similar to Saccharomyces cerevisiae ABC1 (YGL119W); ancestral locus Anc_6.133), protein MIERRSLYYAFCLVSSSKEVLKGSCTIARDSFAQWASTSTLTRPILMQYQWFNDPQWNEARQLSEEIRSKNLSQQRKKQKKLSGVRNYSSYSKGQKTT, encoded by the coding sequence ATGATTGAGAGACGTAGTTTATATTATGCCTTTTGTCTCGTGTCATCTTCGAAAGAAGTCCTCAAGGGATCTTGCACGATTGCCAGAGATTCTTTTGCGCAGTGGGCCAGCACTTCCACTCTTACTAGGCCTATTTTGATGCAGTATCAATGGTTCAATGACCCTCAATGGAATGAGGCCAGGCAGCTGTCTGAAGAAATAAGGTCGAAGAATTTATCCCAACAACGcaagaaacagaaaaaattaTCTGGCGTCAGAAATTACTCCTCCTACTCAAAAGGACAAAAA
- the PRP43 gene encoding DEAH-box ATP-dependent RNA helicase PRP43 (similar to Saccharomyces cerevisiae PRP43 (YGL120C); ancestral locus Anc_6.132), whose translation MGSKRRFSDKVEHPDPVKSSIPERAAEVAEELAKSHPIPPPTPLQHHDAGEFSELVRHKTTAEHAAKLENSTVNPFTGRKFTPKYVDILRIRRELPVHAQRAEFLKIYQNNQIMVFVGETGSGKTTQIPQFVLFDEMPHLENTQVACTQPRRVAAMSVAQRVAEEMDVNLGEEVGYSIRFENKTSNKTILKYMTDGMLLREAMEDHDLKRYSCIILDEAHERTLATDILMGLLKQVVIRRPDLKLIIMSATLDAEKFQSYFHNAPLLAVPGRTYPVEIYYTPEFQRDYLDSAIRTVLQIHATEGEGDILLFLTGEDEIEEASRKISLEGDQLVREEGCGPLAVYPLYGSLPPHMQQRIFEKAPESHNGRPGRKIVVSTNIAETSLTIDGVVYVVDPGFSKQKVYNPRIRVESLLVSPISKASAQQRAGRAGRTRSGKCFRLYTEEAFKKELIEQSYPEILRSNLSSTVLELKKLGIDDLVHFDFMDPPAPETMMRALEELNYLACLDDDGNLTALGRLASQFPLDPMLAVMLIGSFEFNCSQEILTIVAMLSVPNVFIRPSKDKKRSDEAKNIFAHPDGDHLTLLNVYHGFKSDEAYEYGIHKWCRDHYLNYRALSAADNIRAQLERLMVRYNLELNTTDFDSPRYFDNIRKALASGFFMQAAKKRSGGKGYITVKDNQDVLIHPSTVLGHDAEWVIYNEFVLTSKNYIRTVTSVRPEWLIELAPAYYDLSNFQKGDVKLSLERIRNRVDTMNQLRESEKHKKKSKHDKHNKHSKH comes from the coding sequence ATGGGCTCAAAGAGAAGATTTTCCGATAAGGTTGAACATCCTGATCCTgtcaaaagttcaattcCGGAACGTGCTGCTGAAGTCGCCGAGGAGTTAGCCAAATCACACCCAATCCCTCCGCCAACACCGCTACAGCATCATGATGCTGGTGAGTTTAGTGAATTGGTTCGCCATAAAACAACAGCTGAACACGCAGCAAAATTAGAGAACTCGACCGTGAACCCATTCACGGGTAGGAAATTCACCCCAAAATATGTCGATATACTGCGCATCAGACGTGAATTACCAGTTCATGCGCAAAGAGCtgaattcttgaagatCTATCAGAACAATCAAATTATGGTTTTTGTCGGTGAAACAGGTTCCGGTAAGACTACTCAGATTCCACAATTTGtgctttttgatgaaatgcCACATCTAGAAAACACGCAAGTTGCCTGTACCCAACCACGACGTGTTGCTGCAATGTCAGTTGCTCAAAGAGTCGCTGAGGAAATGGATGTTAACTTGGGTGAAGAAGTTGGTTACTCCATAAGATTTGAGAATAAAACTTCGAACAAaactattttgaaatatatgaCTGACGGTATGTTGCTGAGGGAAGCTATGGAAGACCACGATTTGAAACGATATTCTTGTATTATTCTGGATGAAGCTCACGAACGTACGTTAGCCACCGACATATTAATGGGTTTGTTGAAGCAAGTTGTAATAAGGAGGCCAGATTTAAAACTTATTATTATGTCTGCTACGTTAGATGCGGAGAAGTTTCAAAGTTACTTTCATAATGCTCCATTACTCGCCGTTCCCGGTAGAACATATCCTGTAGAAATTTATTACACTCctgaatttcaaagagattaTTTAGACTCTGCAATCCGTACCGTTTTGCAAATCCATGCTACCGAAGGAGAAGGTGACATACTGCTATTTTTGACaggtgaagatgaaattgagGAAGCATCAAGGAAGATATCTTTGGAAGGTGATCAGTTGGTAAGAGAGGAGGGCTGTGGTCCTTTAGCTGTCTACCCCCTATATGGTTCTTTACCCCCACATATGCAACAACGTATCTTTGAGAAAGCTCCGGAGTCACACAATGGTAGGCCGGGCAGGAAAATTGTTGTGTCCACCAATATCGCAGAAACTTCTTTAACCATTGACGGTGTCGTGTATGTCGTAGATCCAGGTTTCTCTAAACAAAAGGTCTACAATCCAAGAATCAGAGTTGAATCGCTACTGGTTTCACCAATCTCAAAGGCTTCTGCCCAGCAAAGAGCAGGTCGTGCAGGTCGTACAAGATCTGGTAAATGTTTCAGGTTATACACTGAAGAAGCATTCAAGAAAGAGCTGATAGAACAGAGTTATCCCGAGATTCTACGTTCGAATTTGTCTTCAACGGttttggaattgaaaaaactagGCATTGATGATTTGGTGCACTTTGATTTCATGGATCCTCCTGCACCAGAGACGATGATGAGAGCTCTGGAGGAATTGAATTATTTGGCATGCTTGGACGATGACGGTAACTTAACTGCTCTCGGAAGGTTGGCCTCACAGTTTCCACTGGATCCAATGCTTGCTGTTATGCTTATTGGATCGTTCGAGTTCAATTGTTCTCAAGAAATACTAACCATAGTCGCAATGCTATCAGTACCAAACGTATTCATTCGTCCGTCAAAGGACAAAAAGCGTTCAGATGAGGCGAAGAACATCTTCGCTCATCCAGATGGTGACCATTTGACTTTACTAAACGTGTACCACGGATTTAAATCTGATGAGGCCTACGAGTATGGGATTCATAAGTGGTGCCGAGACCATTATTTAAATTATCGTGCGCTCTCTGCTGCTGATAATATTAGAGCTCAATTGGAACGGTTAATGGTGCGTTATAACTTAGAACTGAACACGACAGACTTCGATAGCCCAAGATATTTCGATAACATAAGAAAGGCTCTTGCATCTGGGTTCTTTATGCAGGCAGCCAAGAAGAGATCGGGTGGCAAGGGCTACATCACTGTAAAAGATAATCAAGATGTCTTGATCCATCCCAGCACTGTGCTAGGCCACGATGCCGAATGGGTTATTTACAATGAATTTGTTTTGACGTCGAAGAATTACATAAGAACCGTAACATCCGTCAGACCGGAATGGTTAATTGAACTAGCTCCTGCTTACTACGATTTAAgcaactttcaaaaaggcGATGTCAAGTTATCTCTGGAGAGGATCAGGAACAGAGTCGATACTATGAATCAATTGAGGGAAAGCGAAAAacacaagaagaaaagtaaaCACGATAAACATAATAAACACAGTAAGCACTAA
- the NAB2 gene encoding mRNA-binding protein NAB2 (similar to Saccharomyces cerevisiae NAB2 (YGL122C); ancestral locus Anc_6.130) translates to MSQEEYTENLKVIVAEKLSTLQGFTEDIKYVAEYIVLLMVNGGTVETVVQELLTLFDSVPAESLMDVVQTAFFALEALQQGETVNSIVNKIRGVPEVQSQQMALPAQQQQQQQSQREAQPLSQQHQQLESGEYRQPQQVPSAFSGIVPLANQDNREAPQFTLTGFQPQFDQQRATSNTGRPRGGARGGRGSLRGASRGSHRNNNNSRFNPLAKALGMESDPNSNSSNVHHRKEGRCKVFPRCPLGKTCPHAHPTKVCNDYPNCPKPAGTCEYLHPNQDEDLMREIERTRDEFQQRKAAILAARSKPIRTGIVLCKFGHLCTNPMCPFGHPTPANEDAKVIDLVWCPDNLNCTDPNCKRAHSSISKIKQVQPMGKAKNIATSGESYCSKPMGKPIEKSLEQCKFGAHCTNKRCKYRHARSHIMCREGANCTRIDCLFGHPINEDCKFGVACRNAYCLFRHPEGRVLPEKKYDASSNANSTSTSERVFAMPESAAIEPVADQNRGEQLFAATNSQQVDHDTDMA, encoded by the coding sequence ATGTCGCAAGAGGAGTATACGGAGAATCTAAAAGTGATCGTCGCAGAGAAGCTGAGTACTTTGCAGGGCTTTACTGAGGATATCAAATATGTTGCTGAATATATCGTATTACTAATGGTCAACGGTGGCACTGTGGAGACAGTTGTACAGGAACTGTTGACCTTGTTCGATTCTGTGCCGGCGGAATCACTCATGGACGTTGTGCAAACAGCGTTTTTTGCATTGGAGGCTCTGCAACAGGGTGAAACAGTAAATAGCATTGTCAACAAGATAAGAGGGGTTCCTGAAGTTCAGTCACAACAGATGGCACTACCTGcacagcaacagcaacaacaacagtCTCAACGAGAAGCCCAGCCTCTGAGTCAACAGCATCAGCAATTAGAATCCGGGGAGTATCGACAACCGCAGCAGGTACCTTCTGCCTTCAGCGGAATTGTTCCACTGGCGAATCAAGACAATCGAGAGGCCCCGCAATTCACACTCACTGGATTCCAACCACAATTTGATCAACAACGTGCTACTAGTAACACAGGAAGACCAAGAGGGGGTGCTCGTGGCGGAAGAGGTTCACTGCGTGGTGCATCCCGCGGGAGCCATCGGAACAATAATAATTCGAGATTCAATCCGCTTGCTAAAGCACTCGGTATGGAGAGCGATCCTAATAGTAACTCGAGTAACGTGCATCATAGAAAGGAGGGACGTTGTAAAGTTTTTCCTCGTTGCCCATTAGGAAAGACGTGCCCACATGCCCATCCTACGAAAGTGTGTAATGATTATCCAAATTGCCCTAAGCCAGCCGGGACATGTGAATATTTACATCCAAATCAAGACGAAGATTTAATGAGAGAAATCGAACGAACAAGGGATGAGTTTCAACAGAGAAAAGCGGCTATATTGGCAGCAAGAAGCAAACCTATTAGAACAGGCATTGTTCTTTGTAAATTTGGTCATTTATGCACAAATCCGATGTGTCCATTTGGCCATCCAACACCTGCGAACGAAGACGCTAAAGTGATTGATTTGGTATGGTGTCCAGATAATTTGAACTGTACAGATCCCAATTGTAAGCGTGCACATTCTTCGATCTCCAAGATCAAGCAAGTTCAACCGATGGGCAAAGCTAAAAACATTGCTACTTCTGGTGAATCATATTGTTCAAAACCGATGGGCAAACCGATTGAGAAATCTCTAGAGCAATGTAAATTTGGTGCTCATTGTACCAACAAACGTTGTAAATATAGACATGCGCGTTCCCATATAATGTGTCGAGAAGGTGCAAACTGCACCAGAATAGATTGTTTGTTTGGTCATCCAATCAATGAAGATTGTAAATTTGGAGTAGCCTGTAGGAACGCGTACTGTCTTTTCAGACATCCAGAAGGAAGAGTCCTGCccgaaaaaaaatacgaTGCTTCATCAAATGCAAATTCAACCTCGACAAGTGAGAGGGTGTTTGCGATGCCGGAAAGTGCAGCCATCGAACCTGTTGCGGACCAAAATCGGGGAGAACAACTATTTGCAGCAACGAATTCTCAACAGGTGGATCATGATACTGACATGGCATAA
- the RPS2 gene encoding 40S ribosomal protein uS5 (similar to Saccharomyces cerevisiae RPS2 (YGL123W); ancestral locus Anc_6.129) translates to MSEQAGAPAQGGAPSQAPRRGGFGGRNKGRQGRRGGRNVEEKGWTPVTKLGRLVKAGKITSIEEIFLHSLPVKEFQIIDTLLPSLSDEVMNIKPVQKQTRAGQRTRFKAVVVVGDSNGHVGLGIKTAKEVAGAIRAGIIIAKLSVIPIRRGYWGNNLGQPHSLATKTSGKCGSVIVRLIPAPRGSGIVASPAVKKLLQLAGLEDCYTQSNGSTRTLENTLKAAFVAIGNTYGFLTPNLWTEHALPVSPLDVYADEAAIEKKRF, encoded by the coding sequence ATGTCTGAACAAGCCGGTGCTCCAGCCCAAGGTGGTGCTCCATCCCAAGCCCCAAGAAGAGGTGGTTTCGGTGGCAGAAACAAGGGCCGTCAAGGTAGAAGAGGTGGCAGAAAtgtggaagaaaaaggcTGGACTCCAGTCACCAAGTTGGGTAGATTAGTCAAGGCTGGTAAGATCACCAGCATTGAGGAAATCTTCCTACACTCTTTGCCAGTCAAGGAGTTCCAAATCATTGACACCTTGTTGCCAAGCTTGTCTGATGAAGTTATGAACATCAAGCCAGTCCAAAAGCAGACCAGAGCTGGTCAAAGAACCAGATTCAAGGCAGTTGTCGTCGTTGGTGACTCCAACGGTCATGTCGGTTTGGGTATCAAGACCGCCAAGGAAGTTGCTGGTGCCATCAGAGCCGGTATCATCATTGCCAAGTTGTCTGTTATTCCAATCAGAAGAGGTTACTGGGGTAACAACTTGGGTCAACCACACTCTTTGGCCACCAAGACTTCTGGTAAGTGTGGTTCCGTTATCGTTAGATTAATCCCAGCTCCAAGAGGTTCCGGTATCGTTGCTTCTCCAGCTGTCAAGAAATTGTTGCAATTGGCCGGTTTGGAAGATTGTTACACCCAATCCAACGGTTCCACCAGAACTTTGGAAAACACTTTGAAAGCTGCTTTCGTTGCTATTGGTAACACCTACGGTTTCTTGACTCCAAACTTGTGGACCGAACATGCTTTACCAGTTTCCCCATTGGATGTTTATGCTGATGAAGCAGCCattgagaagaagagattCTGA
- the OM14 gene encoding Om14p (similar to Saccharomyces cerevisiae OM14 (YBR230C); ancestral locus Anc_6.128): MSEQLQNPVILVNVLLGSSFVTALLTGYAKYDARYLRDKSDAVILTTVGSITAILALDTVLSVKYYPKFDKKK, from the exons ATGTCTGA ACAGTTGCAGAACCCAGTTATCTTGGTTAACGTGCTCCTGGGCTCCAGTTTCGTAACTGCGTTGTTGACCGGTTACGCCAAATACGACGCCAGATACTTGAGGGATAAGTCGGACGCTGTCATATTAACAACGGTGGGTTCAATCACGGCAATACTTGCATTGGATACTGTATTATCCGTTAAATATTATCctaaatttgataaaaaaaaataa
- the MON1 gene encoding guanine nucleotide exchange factor MON1 (similar to Saccharomyces cerevisiae MON1 (YGL124C); ancestral locus Anc_6.127), which yields MDFLDEQYIENVPTPGAGNVVSSAGLKPPVARSGHSSGSAQLSRSSSFQWGLGNNVSSQPTTSVNMDQTICQISATPTSLTPVVTPSVTPAVTPDVVTSSPSIYRAVLLESRMNDAAENEAQANSRVLDKDDALMESMSQSIYSNVDSGRRIFPFVSVDIPTVFINKKPLTTEDLDLRCWDKNFFILTSAGKPIYSMHGKDEQIISFMGILHTVVNYFQLENSTDIRMIESGEQKFIFLDRSPIILVAYSTRGETSNELISQLDFLHSYLLSSLSQRQVSRIFDKRENFDLRNFLESTDFENLDEICSLISEKFYPDVLLGSLQCLTLNRSYRSQLHECMLQNLMRESDLPRGTLLYGLIVAPNSKLCSVLRPRGHTLHTTDLHLLFCLIFHQFQNLNENQELWVPICFPKFNSNGFLYCYIKFLSSPNYKISSKSRPVLVLISAQKDAFYQLKLLGDKLTSSITSNGLLDKIFQAQPVRIGDIQAPLVHHFLYKSKKHVQYVMPQLQFADRESDSVQAEEYEKKLMTYYQQIHNSVFSDGGIPFNKSIINFFNWESSLGPFEEPNNIGLIQGEKTQMLGLAWITPGFELYLISNNGVNDKRILLKSAKKIISWCRKNEGKIFVNEGATF from the coding sequence ATGGACTTTCTGGATGAGCAGTACATTGAAAATGTTCCGACTCCCGGGGCAGGCAATGTTGTGAGCAGCGCAGGTTTGAAACCTCCTGTGGCAAGATCGGGGCACTCTTCAGGGTCGGCGCAACTTTCGAGGAGTTCTAGTTTTCAGTGGGGTTTGGGTAATAATGTGTCGTCGCAACCTACTACATCTGTCAACATGGATCAAACGATTTGTCAGATATCAGCAACTCCGACCTCTTTAACGCCTGTTGTTACACCTAGCGTTACGCCCGCGGTCACACCTGACGTTGTAACCTCTAGTCCCTCGATCTACAGAGCTGTATTACTTGAGAGCCGAATGAACGATGCTGCAGAGAACGAAGCACAGGCGAATTCCAGGGTGCTAGATAAAGATGATGCATTGATGGAGTCTATGTCTCAGAGTATATACTCGAACGTTGATTCTGGGCGACGAATATTTCCCTTTGTCAGTGTTGATATACCAACAGTTTTCATTAACAAGAAACCATTGACTACAGAGGACCTTGATTTGCGCTGTTGGGATAagaatttcttcattttaaCGTCAGCGGGGAAACCAATCTATTCGATGCACGGCAAGGACGAACAAATTATATCATTTATGGGAATATTACATACTGTAGTCAATTACTTCCAACTGGAAAACTCCACCGATATCAGAATGATTGAGTCAGGGGAgcaaaaattcattttcctAGATCGATCTCCAATTATTTTGGTTGCCTATTCAACGAGAGGTGAAACTTCAAATGAATTGATCAGTCAGCTGGACTTTTTACATTCGTATCTTCTATCATCACTGAGTCAACGGCAAGTATCTAGGATATTTgataaaagagaaaatttcgatttgagaaattttttaGAATCAACAGATTTCGAAAACTTAGATGAGATTTGTTCCTTGATTAGCGAGAAATTTTATCCTGATGTTTTACTTGGTTCATTACAATGTTTGACTTTGAATAGATCATATAGATCTCAACTTCATGAATGTATGCTCCAGAATTTAATGAGAGAATCAGATTTACCTAGAGGTACTTTACTTTATGGACTAATCGTTGCACCAAATAGTAAATTATGTTCAGTACTGCGACCAAGAGGCCATACTTTACATACGACTGATCTTCATCTACTGTTCtgtttaatttttcatcagtttcaaaatttgaatgaaaatcaagaacTATGGGTCCCAATTTGTTTCCCAAAATTCAATTCGAATGGATTTCTTTATTGTTATATCAAATTTCTGTCATCACCAAATTATAAAATTTCTTCGAAGAGTAGGCCCGTGTTGGTTTTGATAAGTGCCCAGAAAGATGCTTTTTATCAATTAAAATTGCTAGGTGATAAATTGACCTCGTCAATAACATCAAATGGATTATTagataaaatttttcaagctcaaCCCGTAAGAATTGGTGATATTCAGGCACCATTGGtacatcattttttgtacaaatcaaagaagcatGTTCAATACGTTATGCCACAATTACAATTTGCTGACAGAGAATCTGATTCAGTACAAGCGGAGGAATACGAAAAGAAACTAATGACCTATTATCAGCAGATTCATAACTCTGTTTTTTCTGATGGTGGAATTCCGTTCAATAAATCgataataaattttttcaactggGAAAGCTCATTAGGACCCTTTGAAGAGCCAAACAATATTGGTTTAATACA